In Planctomycetota bacterium, the following are encoded in one genomic region:
- a CDS encoding GIY-YIG nuclease family protein — protein sequence MSIDQFFPARPPAAPTIYAFASTHPDHAGLLKVGYTERVAADRIAEQFPSGLNAYRIELIEPAMRSDGSSFTDHEVHRHLRARGIKNPSHEWFKCSVAQVRAAVVAVRDRTANVEDRTLSFGPRPEQQDAIERTADYFQRAKTEQPGHTPHFLWNAKMRFGKTFATYRLARQMGWRKVLVLTFKPAVLHAWSEDLQQHRDFAGWQFITRDGELTYEQADKQRPIVCFGSFQDFLQRTPSGAIKPRNAWVHQTAWDCVVLDEYHYGAWRENAKGLFGADEEETGEVAEEVTKAEVEFDESILPIDTAHYLYLSGTPFRALASGEFIEDQIYNWTYSDEQRAKRDWKGPGPNPYASLPRLVLMTYTLPDDIRQVAEEGEFNEFDLNEFFRAEGEGDDAKFEHENEVQKWLDLIRGAFRGTTVDDLKLGKDRPPLPFSDARLLGVLQHSFWFLPSVASCQAMARLLKAKNNTFYQDYHVVVAAGSDAGVGAKALPPVLAAMDEPLASKSITLSCGKLTTGVTVRPWAGMLMLRKCSSPETYFQAAFRVQSPWTVKDEQGQEIVVKPECYVFDFAPNRALRQIADYGSRLATDDTTAEQRVGELVGFLPVLQYDGSSMRQLDAAAILDIATAGTSATLLAKRWESVLLVNVDDSTLNRLMNDQAAMAALMAIEGFRNLNADLETIINRSEQIKDAKRKAGEGDEPSAKEKKELTEAEKERKSLRKQVQEKLIKFAARVPVFMYLTDFREQRLKDVITKLEPKLFKRVTGLTTEDFERLVSLGVFNSALMNDAVWKFRRYEDASLRYMGVSRHKWTEVGLFDTALTEEDFKQTFEGLVRE from the coding sequence GCTCAAGGTCGGCTACACCGAGCGCGTCGCCGCCGACCGGATCGCCGAGCAGTTCCCCTCGGGCCTCAACGCCTATCGCATCGAACTGATCGAGCCGGCCATGCGCTCGGACGGGTCGAGCTTTACCGACCACGAAGTCCACCGCCACCTCCGCGCCCGCGGCATCAAGAACCCGTCGCACGAATGGTTCAAATGCTCGGTCGCGCAAGTGCGGGCCGCCGTCGTGGCCGTGCGCGATCGAACCGCCAACGTCGAAGACCGCACGCTGAGCTTTGGCCCGCGCCCCGAGCAACAAGACGCCATCGAGCGCACCGCCGATTACTTCCAGCGGGCCAAGACCGAGCAGCCGGGGCATACGCCACATTTCTTGTGGAACGCCAAGATGCGGTTCGGCAAGACCTTTGCCACGTATCGACTGGCCAGGCAAATGGGCTGGCGCAAGGTGCTGGTGCTGACGTTCAAACCAGCGGTGCTGCATGCCTGGTCCGAGGACTTGCAGCAACACCGCGACTTTGCAGGCTGGCAGTTCATCACGCGCGACGGCGAACTGACCTATGAACAAGCGGACAAACAGCGGCCGATCGTTTGTTTTGGCAGCTTTCAGGACTTTTTGCAGCGCACGCCCAGCGGGGCCATCAAGCCGCGCAACGCCTGGGTACACCAGACCGCGTGGGATTGCGTCGTGTTGGACGAGTACCACTATGGCGCCTGGCGCGAGAATGCCAAGGGATTGTTCGGCGCCGACGAGGAAGAGACCGGCGAAGTGGCCGAGGAAGTGACCAAGGCCGAAGTGGAATTCGACGAGTCGATCCTGCCGATCGACACGGCGCATTACTTGTATCTGTCGGGCACGCCGTTCCGGGCGTTGGCGTCGGGCGAGTTCATCGAAGATCAGATTTACAATTGGACCTACAGCGACGAGCAGCGGGCCAAGCGCGACTGGAAAGGCCCGGGGCCGAACCCCTATGCCAGCTTGCCGCGACTGGTGTTGATGACCTACACGCTGCCCGACGACATTCGACAAGTGGCCGAGGAAGGAGAGTTCAACGAGTTCGACTTGAACGAGTTCTTTCGGGCCGAAGGGGAAGGAGACGACGCCAAGTTCGAACACGAGAACGAAGTGCAAAAGTGGCTCGACCTGATCCGTGGCGCGTTCCGCGGCACGACGGTCGACGACTTGAAGCTGGGCAAGGACCGCCCGCCGTTGCCGTTTAGCGATGCGCGGCTGCTGGGCGTGTTGCAGCATTCGTTCTGGTTCTTGCCCAGCGTGGCGTCGTGCCAGGCGATGGCGCGATTGCTGAAGGCCAAGAACAACACCTTCTATCAGGATTACCACGTGGTGGTGGCGGCTGGCTCGGACGCGGGCGTCGGCGCCAAGGCGCTGCCGCCGGTGCTCGCGGCGATGGACGAGCCGCTGGCGAGCAAGAGCATCACCCTGTCCTGCGGCAAGCTGACGACGGGCGTGACCGTGCGTCCCTGGGCGGGGATGCTGATGCTGCGCAAATGCAGCAGCCCCGAGACGTATTTTCAGGCCGCATTTCGCGTGCAATCTCCCTGGACGGTCAAAGACGAGCAGGGGCAGGAGATTGTCGTCAAGCCGGAGTGCTATGTATTTGACTTCGCGCCGAACCGGGCGCTGCGCCAGATTGCCGACTATGGTTCGCGACTGGCCACCGATGACACCACGGCCGAACAGCGGGTGGGGGAGTTGGTGGGGTTCTTGCCGGTGCTGCAATACGACGGCAGTTCGATGCGTCAGTTGGACGCGGCCGCGATTTTGGACATCGCCACGGCCGGCACCAGCGCGACGCTGCTGGCCAAGCGCTGGGAAAGCGTGCTGCTGGTGAACGTGGACGATTCGACGCTGAACCGGCTGATGAACGACCAGGCGGCAATGGCGGCGCTGATGGCGATCGAGGGCTTTCGCAACCTGAACGCCGACCTCGAGACGATTATCAACCGCTCCGAGCAGATCAAGGATGCCAAGCGCAAAGCGGGCGAAGGGGACGAGCCGAGCGCCAAGGAAAAGAAGGAACTGACCGAGGCCGAGAAAGAGCGCAAGAGTCTGCGCAAGCAGGTGCAGGAAAAGCTGATCAAGTTCGCGGCGCGCGTGCCGGTGTTCATGTATTTGACCGACTTCCGCGAGCAGCGATTGAAGGACGTGATCACCAAGCTGGAGCCCAAGCTGTTTAAGCGCGTGACCGGGTTGACGACCGAGGACTTCGAGCGGCTGGTGAGTCTGGGCGTGTTCAACAGCGCGCTGATGAACGATGCCGTCTGGAAGTTCCGTCGCTACGAGGATGCCAGCTTGCGGTACATGGGCGTGAGCCGGCACAAGTGGACGGAGGTGGGGCTGTTCGATACGGCGCTGACGGAAGAGGATTTTAAGCAGACGTTTGAGGGGCTCGTGAGGGAATGA